In one window of Helianthus annuus cultivar XRQ/B chromosome 17, HanXRQr2.0-SUNRISE, whole genome shotgun sequence DNA:
- the LOC110869942 gene encoding transcription termination factor MTEF1, chloroplastic: MIVRFIHIPLQASTPQSSKHTTKTHFKPLQNHPSITSKNGVLTAIGPPPPPLLTTDSGLLFREKILYLKALKVNPTKALQKNPDFRSTSLRSLKSVENCLSSMGIRRPEFGRIFDMYPQLLTCDPYADLYPVFDFLLNDVGLHFFNIRKSILRCPRLLICSVEDQLRPTLWFLRKLGFVGPNRITAQTTMLLVSSVKGTLMPKLDYLMGLGFEYDDVVNMVLRSPGLLTFSIENNFKPKVDYFLNEMKGDLGDLKRFPQYFSYSLEGKIMRRHRLLVDHGLSVPLWEMLMVSDGEFTARLIEARLRLGDKML, translated from the coding sequence ATGATAGTTAGATTCATTCATATCCCTCTTCAAGCTTCAACCCCTCAATCATCCAAACACACAACAAAAACCCACTTCAAACCCCTACAAAACCACCCTTCAATAACCTCAAAAAATGGAGTACTCACCGCCATCGGTCCACCACCGCCGCCTTTGCTCACCACCGACTCCGGCCTTCTTTTCCGTGAAAAGATTCTTTATCTCAAAGCCCTAAAAGTAAACCCAACAAAAGCCTTACAAAAAAACCCAGATTTCCGATCAACCTCACTCAGATCCTTAAAATCTGTGGAGAATTGTCTTTCTTCAATGGGAATAAGACGTCCAGAATTTGGCCGTATCTTCGACATGTACCCTCAGCTTCTCACGTGCGACCCATACGCCGATCTTTACCCTGTATTCGATTTCTTACTAAACGACGTCGGCCTCCACTTTTTCAACATTCGCAAATCGATACTTCGGTGCCCTAGACTTCTGATTTGCAGCGTGGAAGATCAACTGCGGCCCACATTGTGGTTCTTGAGAAAGTTAGGGTTCGTGGGCCCAAACAGAATCACGGCCCAAACAACAATGTTGTTAGTTTCAAGTGTGAAAGGTACACTAATGCCCAAACTGGATTACTTGATGGGGTTAGGGTTTGAGTATGATGATGTGGTTAATATGGTGCTGAGGTCACCAGGGTTGTTGACATTTAGCATTGAGAACAATTTTAAGCCCAAAGTTGACTACTTTTTGAATGAGATGAAGGGGGATTTGGGTGATTTGAAGAGGTTTCCGCAGTATTTTTCGTATAGTTTAGAGGGTAAGATTATGCGCCGGCATCGGTTGTTGGTTGATCATGGGCTTTCTGTACCGTTGTGGGAAATGCTGATGGTTAGTGATGGAGAGTTTACTGCTCGGTTAATTGAGGCGAGGCTTCGGTTAGGTGACAAAATGCTATAG
- the LOC110869937 gene encoding sec-independent protein translocase protein TATC, chloroplastic: MGSTSTLIHHNLYLNTSRSFNCVKSTTNHSSCLQINQRKHPLSFSCRRQRKMSKVVCFALEDMQTRAVVEDRPELVDDIQEDALANTDSTDNGSALYNFLYPDKELLPEDKEMTIFDHLEELRDRIFVSVLAVGAAIMGCFFYSKDLIMILEAPVRTQGVRFLQLAPGEFFFTTIKVSGYCGLLIGSPVILYEIIAFVLPGLTRSERKFLAPIVLGSSILFYTGIAFSYVVLTPAALNFFVSYAEGVVESLWSIDQYFEFVLVLMFSTGLSFQVPVIQLLLGQVGLVSGDQMLSIWRYVVVGAVVAAAIVTPSTDPLTQMLLAGPLLGLYFGGAWTVKLIGK, from the exons ATGGGAAGCACAAGCACCCTCATCCACCACAATCTTTATCTCAACACAAGCAGAAGCTTCAACTGTGTGAAGTCAACAACAAATCATTCAAGTTGTTTGCAAATCAATCAAAGGAAACACCCTTTAAGTTTCTCATGTAGAAGGCAAAGAAAGATGAGCAAAGTTGTTTGCTTTGCTCTTGAGGATATGCAAACAAGAGCAGTTGTTGAAGATAGACCTG AACTGGTTGATGACATCCAAGAAGATGCACTAGCAAACACTGATTCAACAGATAATGGAAGTGCTCTTTACAATTTTCTGTATCCTGATAAGGAACTCCTTCCAGAAGACAAAGAAATGACCATATTTGATCATCTTGAAGAGCTACGAGATAGAATCTTCGTGTCAGTTTTGGCAGTTGGGGCTGCCATCATGGGATGTTTTTTCTATTCAAAGGATCTCATAATGATTCTTGAAGCTCCAGTTAGAACTCAAGGTGTTCGGTTCTTGCAGTTAGCTCCCGGCGAGTTTTTCTTTACCActataaag GTATCAGGCTATTGTGGCCTTCTTATAGGAAGCCCCGTGATTCTTTACGAAATCATCGCTTTTGTTCTTCCTGGATTAACAAGATCAGAAAGAAAATTCTTGGCCCCGATTGTTCTAGGATCTTCGATACTTTTCTACACCGGAATCGCCTTTTCATACGTGGTGCTTACTCCCGCTGCTTTAAATTTCTTTGTTAGTTATGCCGAAGGGGTTGTCGAATCGTTGTGGTCTATTGACCAATACTTCGAGTTCGTATTGGTACTCATGTTCAGTACAGGCTTGTCTTTCCAG GTCCCGGTTATACAACTTTTATTAGGGCAAGTTGGGTTAGTGTCGGGTGATCAAATGTTATCGATATGGAGATATGTAGTAGTTGGTGCTGTGGTTGCAGCCGCTATTGTGACTCCATCAACAGATCCTCTGACTCAGATGCTTCTGGCGGGACCGCTTTTGGGTCTTTATTTTGGTGGTGCGTGGACCGTTAAGCTCATTGGTAAGTAA
- the LOC110869949 gene encoding probable histone chaperone ASF1A → MSAVNLTNVTVLNNPALFLSPFQFEISYECLVPLKDDLEWKLTYVGSAEDETYDQVLESVLVGPINVGNYRFVFEADPPDALKIREEDIIGVTVLLLTCSYLGQEFVRVGYYVNNDYEDEHLREEPPQKVLIDKVQRNILADKPRVTKFPINFHPENIDQSEQPDHLPEVEVPTEQESETLLGEQENPENPVDCEVKSDNEEPAPSVSDHPPTLVSA, encoded by the exons ATGAGTGCTGTAAATCTAACAAATGTTACTGTATTAAACAATCCAGCCCTCTTTCTCAGTCCTTTCCAGTTCGAAATCTCCTACGAGTGCTTGGTTCCCCTTAAAGACG ATTTAGAATGGAAATTAACTTATGTGGGATCTGCTGAGGATGAAACATATGACCAGGTTCTTGAAAGTGTGCTAGTTGGACCCATTAATGTTGGCAACTACCGTTTCGTCTTTGAG GCAGACCCACCAGATGCGTTAAAGATTCGTGAAGAGGACATAATAGGTGTTACGGTCCTGTTATTGACATGCTCTTATTTGGGGCAAGAGTTTGTTCGAGTGGGATATTATGTGAACAACGATTACGAAGACGAACATTTAAGAGAAGAGCCACCGCAAAAGGTTTTGATCGATAAAGTTCAAAGGAATATTTTGGCTGATAAGCCTAGAGTCACAAAGTTTCCCATTAATTTCCACCCTGAGAATATCGACCAATCAGAGCAACCTGATCATTTACCTGAAGTTGAAGTTCCAactgaacaagaatctgaaaCTTTGTTGGGTGAACAGGAGAATCCAGAGAATCCTGTTGATTGCGAAGTTAAAAGCGATAATGAAGAACCGGCACCTTCTGTATCTGATCATCCGCCTACTCTAGTGTCTGCTTAA